In a single window of the Apium graveolens cultivar Ventura unplaced genomic scaffold, ASM990537v1 ctg522, whole genome shotgun sequence genome:
- the LOC141702493 gene encoding scarecrow-like protein 18 produces the protein MVIEMFPSVQFDSRGIPNQFGHSKDYCSREEVNTERNQWYGTEEFVQWGNINLFHQNTMINENLSLPTKQQGLIFSAEITNFDELCYDIKPSSSQLCPEELKNFETIHSEFQELISPQESSSGITINHETKFGQADYEQFNLPSHDTACANAGKRLSTHDFFCVWVERKEHRDVEIIQHLLASAEKVGEQQFSRASHLLSHCHQCSSIRGTPVQRIVYYFSKALQQKIDQETGRRTTKGSGKRQLLELQDTSMNPNPSLLASYQKVPFSQVILFTAMQVMIENVSEAKRIHIIDLEVRNGLHLSILMEALAARSDCPLVHLKVTAVGTISEQKIKETGKRLMSVAQSLNLSFSFNVVMVADMLDLNESLFKLESEEMVAVYAPYILSTLIERPNHLENLMAVFQKINPRIMIVTEVEANHNSPVFVNRFVEALFYYGALFDSMEECMDRDDQDRIISESTQFSPKIANIVAFEGEERRVRHVNSNVWKAFFSRFGMVETELSRASLYQAKLLVNNFACASSCTFEMMGKSLSIGWKGTPILSVSALKFL, from the exons ATGGTGATAGAGATGTTTCCTTCTGTGCAATTTGACTCTCGTGGCATTCCTAATCAATTTGGCCATTCCAAGGACTATTGCAGTAGGGAAGAAGTGAATACAGAGAGGAATCAGTGGTATGGAACAGAAGAGTTTGTGCAGTGGGGGAACATTAATTTGTTCCATCAGAATACGATGATTAACGAGAATCTTTCGTTGCCTACAAAGCAGCAAGGTTTGATATTCTCTGCAGAAATTACAAATTTTGATGAGTTGTGCTATGATATTAAGCCTTCATCATCTCAGTTATGTCCGGAAGAGCTTAAAAATTTTGAAACAATCCATTCAGAATTTCAGGAGTTAATATCACCGCAGGAGTCTTCTTCTGGTATTACGATTAATCATGAAACGAAGTTCGGGCAAGCAGATTACGAACAATTTAATCTTCCCAGCCATGATACAGCATGTGCTAATGCTGGAAAAAGATTATCAACTCATGATTTCTTCTGCGTTTGGGTGGAGAGAA AAGAACATAGAGATGTTGAAATCATTCAGCATCTTCTAGCTTCTGCTGAAAAAGTAGGGGAACAACAATTCAGTCGTGCAAGCCACCTCCTCAGTCATTGTCATCAATGTTCTTCCATCAGAGGAACCCCTGTTCAAAGAATAGTGTATTATTTCTCCAAGGCTCTTCAACAGAAAATTGACCAGGAAACTGGAAGGAGAACAACAAAGGGTTCTGGAAAGAGGCAGTTGCTTGAGTTACAAGACACATCAATGAACCCAAACCCAAGCCTCCTTGCAAGTTATCAGAAGGTACCTTTCTCTCAAGTTATCCTCTTCACTGCCATGCAAGTGATGATAGAAAATGTATCAGAGGCAAAGCGGATCCATATAATTGACCTTGAGGTTAGAAATGGTTTGCATTTATCTATCTTGATGGAAGCCCTTGCAGCTCGATCTGACTGTCCCCTTGTGCATCTCAAGGTAACTGCAGTTGGAACTATATCGGAGCAGAAGATAAAGGAGACAGGTAAACGCCTGATGAGTGTTGCTCAATCACTGAACTTGTCCTTCTCTTTTAATGTCGTTATGGTAGCTGACATGCTAGATCTCAATGAATCGCTCTTTAAGCTAGAAAGTGAAGAAATGGTAGCTGTTTATGCACCATACATTTTGTCAACCTTGATTGAGAGGCCCAATCACCTAGAAAATTTGATGGCAGTATTTCAAAAGATTAATCCTCGCATTATGATTGTTACTGAGGTCGAAGCAAACCATAATTCACCAGTCTTTGTGAATCGGTTCGTTGAAGCTCTTTTTTACTATGGTGCGTTATTTGATTCTATGGAAGAATGCATGGATCGCGATGATCAAGATAGGATAATATCAGAATCAACACAGTTTAGTCCAAAAATAGCAAATATTGTGGCCTTTGAGGGAGAGGAAAGACGAGTACGCCATGTAAATAGCAATGTGTGGAAGGCATTTTTTTCACGATTTGGAATGGTGGAGACAGAACTGAGCAGAGCTTCATTATATCAAGCAAAATTGTTGGTTAACAACTTTGCTTGTGCAAGTTCTTGCACATTTGAGATGATGGGGAAAAGCCTTAGTATTGGTTGGAAGGGAACTCCAATTTTGTCAGTGtctgctttgaaatttctttaG